The DNA window TTACCAACTTTGCTTCCTAGGGATATAGTCAGTCCACTCTCGATTTTTCTTGGCAAGCTCCACCATATCAACTTATCAAGGTTAATTTCGATGCCAGCTTCGATCATATGTCTAAACAAGGTGCAAGTGGTTTCATCATTTGAGACAATGACGAATTCGTTCTTGCATGTGGACAGTCTAAAATGGAGAGAGTTATGGGTGCTAGTGTGGCAGAGGCAACTACTGTAGTCAAAGCAATGGAATTTGCCTTACAACTCGGGTATCCAAAGGTTATTTTTAAAGGGGATGCTTTGAATGTTATTATTGGATTACAGGGAAGAAACAAGGACCTATCTTGTATGGGACTTGTGATTTCAAAAGGAAGATCTCTTGCCCTTCTTTTCCAGATTTGTGTCTTCAAACACACCAAAAGGAAATGCAACGAAGCTGCTCACCTTTTAGCCAAAAAGTTCTTTTCTGTGTGATGCTTTTTGGATGGAAGAATGTTCATCTTTTCTCTATGATACTGTAATCAAGGACACTATTTATGCTTAATCTAATGCAGTCATATttctttcaaaaacaaaaaagtttGGAATGAGGAATACAGCagtgaaaaaaaaaaatctcaaaattacgtatcaattttgatttaatatgtaatttgagatataaattttgatatggtTTAACTGcatacatgaaattttgaatgtGATTCAACTATATACATCACTTCTTTTTCATGTTAGATAAATATGtttatttgtgtatgcaatatgtAAACGTAAAATGGTGTTATATTGATAATTGTGttagtaatttgtgaaaattaagtcaaattaaaatttcatatataaaattgcacaaaatcatagATCATGTTTGCATTACACATTTAACTAAATTTGATGTATGGTTTTAAGATTTatcccaaaagaaaaatattaatttaatgggTTTTTTTTAACTTTAGGTTGGCTGCTTTTCTTTTTGCGTTTAGGCTATTGTGGAACACTTGAGATTTTATTATAATTAggattattatatttaataatatatataattaataattaaatatagagAGAGATTTATTTATATCGGTATAAAATATTTCGTAACTTTTAATActatgaatattttaataatctaaccATCATCTCCATTCATGTAGATCATAATTGTCAAGTTTGACAATTCAATGTAAGTGAATCCCTccacattaaatatataattataaatttgggCCGAGTTCGAACTAATTTTTTTGCCTAAGCCCATTTTTTGAGTCTCATATATTTGCCTAAGCTCTAAATTGAATTTCGCGTAAAGAGTTCTTAAAGGTTTGACCTCAAGTGATAACATTCACACCGACAATGCTCTTATATAACATAGGGTACAAGTTCAAATACCATCAAGTGAAAACCTTACTAGGCATGCGACGAGGTGTTGTCGCTTGATGAACCCACCATCATCACATCTTCAAACCGCCTCTTTAGGCGCTTTAGCTTTTGATAAAGGCACTCTGTGAACTTGTTTAAACTTTCAGTAGAATTAGGAGTCAAACCCTCCATCAAAAGTACTACTAATCTATTAAGGGGATTGACGACTCTTGATAAACAACACTTTGCAAACGTGTCAACAAAATCGACctcttataaaagtatacataaaTATAAACATGTTCCAAAATCAAGTATTTCTTTTGACTTCTTATAatatacaaaccccattaacctAGTTCTTCTATCCAAtactttatatataataaataaatattcccCAACTTTAATGTCTATTCCATTGTCGTCCAGTGGTTAGGATATCTGGCTTTCACCCAGGAGACCCGAGTTCAATTCCCGGCAatggaaatttttatttaatctttacgTTTTTAAGCTTAGCTATATCTATATCCAAATTATGTACAGTAAGGCTTTTCTAATTCTTTCTGCGTTCTTTTAGCTATATCCATTGACACCAGTTGAAAAAGAAGTATGAAGCATGTCAACTCCCTCCTCCATAACCTATTTCAACTTGTTCTGAAAGCTTCACCATTAGCTCGCTGCAACTTTCTCTCGCTCACCCCTCATTGACCTTCTTCCATCTCCACATCGCCCAGCTTTTTTTTTGCTTCTACTCTTACACCAATCATATTGTAGACTACCAACTTCTTGAGAACCATTTGCACCATATATTTAACAAGAGATTTGTTCCCGAAAACTAACATGCCACTTTCTACACCAAATTCCTTTGAAGAAAACAAACAAGACTGCCCATATGAGACGGGTCGCTTGAGTGCTTGATAAATATAGCTGAAAATGTTTCTATAGCAGTGACATATCACTTGGTTGACCAATAGGATTAAACAGCGCTTCCAGTGATTGGATTCATTCCAAATATTCAAAAAACCCGAACAGCAATCAGGATATCAGTCGTGAGTCAAGCATATCCAATAGGTAGTAAGTTAAATATCCCGGAACATCATCATCGTAAAATGGATTGGTCAAGCATGCTTCTAAGGAAGCAAGACTATGAGAATATAGCACTAAAAGATAGCCCCAAAAGGAATCTCAAATGCATGAATTTAGCAACGCAAATTCTCATGAACAAACAAAATACGTGTATGCTCATTCTTTAAAACCTTCAAAAATAGGAATCATGATTTTATATCCCAAAAACAGTTTTCCTTTCTATGCAATCCATGTTTTGGGTTCTAAACTGAACACAAAGGCAGCAAAGAAACATAGAACAGGCAGTTTACAAAGATAAATAGGTGAGGTCTTCTTTTTCCATCCATAGCACCATGGAAATAGCAAGATACAAGGATCCCCAACTAGCCATTCGTTACTTGTTGTTAGCTGAATCATCAGCAGCATTATCATGTTTCATTGTATCATCAGTATCAAGTATCTTCCCATCTGTCGGCACCAAACATGGGATCCCATCCTTTATCTAACCAAACCACACACAAACCATAAGCTCAAAAGCCCAACTACATACAGATAAGTTGTAAAAGGTTTTCGTTTAGTAAAAACAGTAGAATTGCAACTCCAAtggcaacttcagaggtataatATTATCATAATCTAATAGCAAATCATTAGGCAACCAATTCCCAAGGAAACTCAACAATTGGAAAGAAACAGCCTAACTAAAAAAAGGGGAAATAGAAATGTAACTCACAGGAAAAGAGACACCAATAGAATCGCTGATAAGAGAAGGTGGTTCCTCGCAAACCCTATccaataaaaatacaaaaatcagaAAACGGAAAACATCGTAAAGGAAAGGGAAACCAAAAGAGCGAGCACCTTAAAGCTTGTTTGGAGAGCGGACAAACGAGGATATCTGAAAGTGTCTTGTTAACTCCGGTTCCGGCTTCTTTTAGAAGCCATTTGGATAATCtcaccatttttttttgttctttttccctTCAATCTGTTTAGGCTTTATCCCCATCTGCTACTGGCGATGGTACAATGTAACCCCAGCGCTGGCCCATGCACTAGTCCTTTTAGGCTTTTGCATAAATAAAATCCGCTACAAGTACTcttcattttaaattttgtctaatttaatatttagagTTAAttagtaatgtttttaattatttttatgttggattttttttaattacttttttttctaaAGAGTAGAAATAAGCAGGTGTCTAATTAACTATCAATCTTGAAAAACCAATCCCTTAATTATTATTATGCAGAATTTTCAACACTTCATTTAAAGGTATTTTAATCCATCATTGCTAGCGCATCTGCGACCCTATTCCCCTCACGATAAGCATGCACCACCTTTGCTTAAGTAAGGCCAAAATCGAGCGCCAAACCAGATATAATAGAGCAGCCTCAGAACCTTCCATAAGTAGCCACACAACCTCCAAGCTCTCTATTTCAAGAACAATGCGAAGTTCACCCTCCTCCCATGCACAGCGCAAACCCTCACACAACTCCACTTCCGTTATAGAACAAATGCCAATGCTCCCCACAAGCCAGCGTCTATTGTAGTGTCTCGCACTACACCACCACAAGAAGCCAAGCCGCCATCGGTCCTAAGCACCCCATCAGTGTTCACCTTGCGGCGAGCCCTCCCACTTAATCAACCAACACACCCGATTGTTACTAGAACCCACCTGGCTAGAGCAATCAATCATAGCCCGTCGAGCAATTAAATCTTGGAATGTTAAAATActacctattcaaatttatcttcAGTTTATAAATAACgttttccattaaaatttatttttaaattacatagataaatagaataaatttctaaattagaaaaaaaatgacaaatttaAATATCTAAAGGGAACAAATATTTGATGCATAACTAAACCCAAATAAAAGAGGTTAATTGCAAGTTAAGGTACATACAGGTCTCTGTATTATTAGGAGAAATAGTTAAACATAGGCATAATCGATCAATCCCATTGTAGTCAATTTTTATGATCGTTCTTTCATCAAGACAATGAGCTTTATGGTCGTCCTTTcgttaaaatattacatataaacaattttcaaaataaaaacatcaaacataaatgatattcaaaatataacataatattgaaaataatcataatcaCACTTTTATTTATCCAAGACGAAATAATCGTAAATACTAACATTTTGAAATACtgcattttaaaatattttcattttaagcctccaaaattttaaatttttttatccaaaagcACCCTTAGATTGAATACTTGTTTCCCTTATATCTAAAGAAACAAGTTTAATAAACTAAATCGAAAACCACTATACAGCTAAAAATTAGTGTATAATACAACATGAGGTGAATGAATCTCCTCAAATAATTGGACTAATTTACATATCTATAGGTTCAAAAGCAAAGGGCCCCATATTCTTAGTACAGTTTTCATTTCACAGAGGCCACTAAGGAGGGTTACGCTCTATATATTAAAcctccaaaaaaacaaaaaaaaaaggggaaaagctTTGAATCCTATCCTGTCCTGTTACTCATGATTCCATAAATTGTGATGGTGGCGGGCTTGTTTTAGTCTTCTCTGACCCTGCATGATCATATGAATTTCACGTTTATAACATGAAGAAAACAGTACCACAAATATGAAATGCATCATTCTGGGGGAAAAAAGAGGAATTCAAAAGAAAAGCTACCCCACACGATCAGTAACTAAAACTATCCAATATGTTCTGATTTGATTGTCATTAGTTACCAATGAATATTTAGAAGAAAACTGAGATTTCAAACCAGATCACGAGGTTCTTGGCATATATTGGACATACCATTAAACCCACGTATCTCTACTTCTCGCCATTCTTGAACAAGGGCGCAACAGCAGCACATCAAATGTGAGAGGAAATCATCAATAAATCCACCCTGCCAAAAGGAGGGGAAAAAAAGTTGCATTTTAAGGAAACCCAATCGGAAGTAAGATAACCCTGAACAACTTAATTGTAGCCCTTATACCTAAGACAAGACAGTCTAAAACCATATGCCATTAGTTCATGTACTAAAAACAGCACCACATATGAGCAATGAGGACCAGGTAACAGCATCTATGCCATATTATTTCATggcactaaaaatagtagaaacgTATGATTCAGGGTTTTATAATTTGCACAAGCAGATTACTCTTTCATTGGCAGAGAAAATACCGTGATGTTTAACGCCTTGCGAAGCTTCCTTCTAACACAGCATGTGTAGCAACAGCATGACAATATCAATGAATATGCCATCAATTCATTGCATGCTTCTgcagaagctgaagaaagtttcTATGTGAGCTTCAAAATAATACCAAAACCGAAACAGAATTCCAAAGGTGTTACAGTTTGTATGACATTTTTCATTAGCAAGACTAGAATGCAATTTCCTTTGCTAAGGAAAGATTATAATCACTTGTTCATACAGGCTGAGCAATATAGAAACACACATGCATATTTTAGTAAGAACACATAAAACAATATGATCAGGGTAAATTGAAAACAACACATCAAATTCTTGCACAAATGAAGATCATAAAAGTTGCCCAAGAAACTAAATCATAACAAGCTAGCGATTAAAATATGCTTCAGAAATACTTACACATGTGCCTGTTTGTTGCCACAGTAGCAATCTTTGAAAGCGTACCACAAGGACAGAAGAATGTCTTTATACCTGCAATGAAAAATGGTGGCTTAAGTGACAAGATAAAACATCAAATTCAGAAGGTAAGTT is part of the Gossypium hirsutum isolate 1008001.06 chromosome D11, Gossypium_hirsutum_v2.1, whole genome shotgun sequence genome and encodes:
- the LOC107912839 gene encoding UPF0434 protein Mmwyl1_2153, whose translation is MVRLSKWLLKEAGTGVNKTLSDILVCPLSKQALRVCEEPPSLISDSIGVSFPIKDGIPCLVPTDGKILDTDDTMKHDNAADDSANNK